Proteins from a genomic interval of Micromonospora sp. NBC_00389:
- a CDS encoding MarR family winged helix-turn-helix transcriptional regulator, protein MAELHGPPDPETSMAAALDAAAAALLTVWDSAREGTTNRVSGAQLRAVMVVEQHDGINLRRLATRLDMLLSSASRLCDRLVAAGMLEREPGRFDRREISLHLTPEARRLLVELRADRQAQLAVVLAGMTSAGRNALLRGMREFNETARRQQERSVPAPGGPGDPDQPTGRAGDWSEDPDRPTRAVWPGASGGPERTVGTSPERPAGEPPVARTA, encoded by the coding sequence ATGGCCGAACTGCACGGTCCGCCGGACCCCGAGACGAGTATGGCTGCCGCTTTGGACGCGGCGGCGGCTGCCCTACTGACCGTGTGGGATTCCGCCCGGGAGGGGACCACCAACCGGGTCTCCGGAGCCCAGCTACGGGCCGTGATGGTCGTGGAGCAACACGACGGGATCAACCTGCGCCGGCTCGCCACCCGGCTCGACATGCTGCTCAGCTCCGCCAGCCGGCTCTGCGACCGGTTGGTCGCCGCCGGGATGCTGGAGCGGGAGCCGGGCCGCTTCGACCGGCGGGAGATCTCCCTGCACCTCACCCCGGAGGCCCGCCGGCTCCTCGTCGAGCTGCGGGCCGACCGTCAGGCGCAGCTCGCCGTCGTGCTGGCCGGGATGACCTCGGCGGGCCGCAACGCACTCTTGCGTGGGATGCGGGAGTTCAACGAGACCGCTCGCCGGCAGCAGGAGCGAAGCGTGCCGGCGCCGGGCGGGCCGGGCGACCCGGACCAGCCGACCGGGCGGGCGGGGGACTGGTCGGAGGATCCGGACCGGCCGACCCGGGCGGTGTGGCCGGGCGCCTCGGGTGGCCCGGAGCGGACGGTGGGCACCTCCCCGGAACGGCCAGCCGGCGAGCCCCCGGTGGCGCGGACCGCCTGA
- a CDS encoding PP2C family protein-serine/threonine phosphatase, translating to MGEPVNRARRTLNETPADLLVNGVEDVLARSYRITEAELFQVDYRLSELLPLTEGDAITGPGHPAWRSFDHQTPVLADGTAWLPVSMRGERRGVLRLSPVPDDPAVLGDVAEIATALAHELSAVSAGTDVYRAARRSQRLTLAAEMQWDLLPGRSRIRPSFSLAGQLEPAYTVRGDSFDWSDDGQRLWLSTINGTGEGVAASLLTSLATHALRNARRGGLGLADQAALADQALYDMHRGEQHLSALLMELDLRSGVMTVVDAGSPRLVLLRGGEVTEQPLEAQFPLGMFEATDYHEQRFTLERGDRVFVVSDGVLEATGQHVRYGETALDRFLRRTGPMEPLDAVRSLLGDLRAFVSGDLVDDAVVVCLDWTGPQP from the coding sequence ATGGGCGAACCGGTCAATCGGGCACGACGTACCCTGAACGAGACACCCGCCGATCTGCTCGTCAACGGCGTCGAGGACGTTCTTGCACGCTCGTACCGGATCACCGAAGCCGAGCTGTTCCAGGTCGACTACCGACTCTCGGAGCTGTTGCCACTCACCGAGGGTGACGCCATCACGGGCCCGGGGCACCCCGCCTGGCGCTCCTTCGACCACCAGACGCCGGTGCTCGCCGATGGCACCGCCTGGTTACCGGTCAGCATGCGCGGCGAACGGCGGGGGGTGCTGCGACTGTCGCCGGTCCCGGACGACCCGGCCGTCCTCGGCGACGTGGCCGAGATCGCCACCGCGCTGGCCCACGAACTGAGCGCTGTCTCCGCCGGCACCGACGTCTACCGTGCGGCGCGGCGCAGCCAGCGGCTCACCCTGGCCGCCGAGATGCAGTGGGACCTGCTGCCCGGCCGCAGTCGGATCCGACCCTCATTCAGCCTCGCCGGGCAGCTGGAGCCGGCGTACACGGTGCGCGGCGACAGCTTCGACTGGTCCGACGACGGGCAGAGGCTCTGGCTGTCGACCATCAACGGCACCGGCGAGGGTGTGGCGGCTTCCCTGCTCACCTCGCTGGCCACCCACGCGCTGCGCAACGCCCGCCGGGGCGGGCTGGGCCTGGCCGACCAGGCCGCCCTCGCCGACCAGGCCCTCTACGACATGCACCGGGGTGAGCAGCACCTCTCCGCGCTGCTGATGGAGCTGGACCTGCGCTCCGGGGTGATGACCGTGGTCGACGCCGGCTCGCCTCGGCTGGTCCTGCTCCGCGGCGGGGAGGTCACCGAACAGCCGCTGGAGGCGCAGTTCCCGCTTGGCATGTTCGAGGCGACCGACTACCACGAACAGCGGTTCACGCTGGAGCGCGGCGACCGGGTCTTCGTGGTCAGCGACGGGGTGTTGGAGGCCACCGGGCAGCACGTGCGCTACGGCGAGACGGCGCTGGACCGGTTCCTGCGGCGGACCGGCCCGATGGAGCCGCTGGACGCCGTCCGGTCGCTGCTCGGTGACCTACGCGCGTTCGTGTCCGGCGACCTGGTCGACGACGCGGTGGTGGTCTGCCTGGACTGGACCGGCCCGCAGCCGTAA
- a CDS encoding ABC transporter ATP-binding protein yields MTSLVELRGVSRVFPATRPVTALHPTDLTVRAGEWVAITGRSGSGKSTLLQILGLLDRPTSGSYLLDGADVSGLSDRARTKLRSSRIGFVFQSFHLMAHRSALENVTVALLYHGCPRRQRVARAAEALDRVGLADRAGAMPTTMSGGERQRVAVARALSIHPQLLLADEPTGNLDSATAEEVLSLFVRLNDEGQTVLMVTHDEQVAARARRRVEITDGTLREVTADA; encoded by the coding sequence GTGACATCCCTGGTCGAGCTGCGCGGCGTCAGCCGGGTCTTTCCCGCCACCCGGCCGGTGACCGCGCTGCACCCCACGGACCTGACGGTCCGGGCCGGCGAGTGGGTGGCCATCACAGGCCGCTCCGGGTCCGGCAAGTCGACGCTGTTGCAGATCCTCGGCCTGCTCGACCGGCCGACGTCGGGGTCGTACCTGCTCGACGGAGCGGACGTGTCGGGCCTCTCCGACCGGGCGCGCACCAAGCTGCGCTCCTCCCGGATCGGTTTCGTGTTTCAGAGCTTCCACCTGATGGCCCACCGGTCGGCGCTGGAGAACGTCACGGTCGCCCTGCTTTACCACGGCTGCCCTCGCCGGCAGCGGGTCGCGCGGGCGGCCGAGGCGTTGGACCGCGTCGGGCTGGCCGACCGGGCCGGCGCCATGCCGACGACGATGTCCGGTGGCGAACGGCAGCGGGTGGCCGTCGCCCGCGCGCTCTCCATCCACCCCCAGCTCCTCCTCGCCGACGAGCCGACCGGAAACCTCGACTCGGCGACGGCGGAGGAGGTGCTGTCGCTCTTCGTCCGGCTGAACGACGAGGGGCAGACGGTGCTCATGGTCACCCACGATGAGCAGGTCGCGGCGCGGGCCCGGCGTCGCGTCGAGATCACCGACGGGACGCTCCGCGAGGTGACGGCCGATGCGTGA
- a CDS encoding peptidoglycan-binding protein, with protein MTGTARRRVLARLAALRRSASARRPGALSTLVAVAVLAAAVGWWAGRSIQSPMEAAQHAAPPEAGAITVPVERRVIATSVVVRGTLGFAEPQALTVDADLGDGRLGKLVVTGRVPKPGSSLDEGDVALQVSGRPVILMDGAIPMYRALAPGSTGPDVRQLERALARLGHFTGLPDDTYDVRTSAAVQRLYRAAGYEPVGPSAEQEQQLAAARERIAAADGALDTARAALRNAEQGPPASELTVARARVRSAEADVEAAVRARDAAIADGASEATIGRLTADVEAARVAVELARADLAELTGSADVSAAEAAVTAAVRRQAEARTALSRLQAAVGVRLPRGEVAFVPALPRRVDKLETALGREVSGTVMSLTAAALEVTSGVSAEERGLLKLGQRAQLDEGDGVATFAGEVSHVAEKAGTGDTSEGQYELRIRPVGAVPAELHGRDVRIRVPISSTDGAVLAVPLAALITDASGAARVRVSDASGGRDVPVTVGLSSGGFAEVRATGGALAEGDLVVVGERS; from the coding sequence GTGACCGGAACGGCTCGGCGCCGGGTGCTGGCCCGGCTGGCGGCGTTGCGTCGCTCCGCGTCCGCGCGTCGCCCGGGTGCACTGTCGACACTCGTCGCGGTGGCGGTGCTGGCGGCGGCGGTCGGCTGGTGGGCGGGCCGATCCATCCAGTCCCCGATGGAGGCCGCCCAGCACGCCGCACCGCCTGAGGCGGGCGCTATCACGGTGCCGGTGGAGCGCCGGGTGATCGCCACCTCGGTCGTGGTCCGTGGCACGCTCGGGTTCGCCGAACCGCAGGCGCTGACCGTGGACGCCGACCTCGGCGACGGCCGGCTCGGCAAGCTCGTGGTCACCGGCCGGGTGCCGAAGCCGGGCAGCAGCCTGGACGAGGGGGACGTGGCCCTCCAGGTATCCGGCCGGCCGGTGATCCTGATGGACGGGGCCATCCCGATGTACCGCGCGCTGGCGCCCGGCAGCACCGGCCCGGACGTCCGCCAGTTGGAGCGGGCCCTGGCCCGGCTCGGCCACTTCACCGGGCTTCCGGACGACACGTACGACGTCCGGACCTCGGCCGCGGTGCAACGGCTCTACCGGGCCGCCGGATACGAGCCGGTCGGGCCGTCCGCGGAGCAGGAGCAGCAGCTGGCCGCGGCTCGCGAGCGGATCGCCGCGGCCGACGGCGCCCTCGACACCGCCCGGGCCGCGCTGCGCAACGCCGAGCAGGGGCCGCCGGCGTCGGAGCTCACCGTGGCCCGGGCCCGGGTGCGCAGCGCCGAGGCCGACGTCGAGGCCGCGGTGCGGGCGCGGGACGCAGCGATCGCGGACGGCGCTTCGGAGGCTACCATCGGCCGGCTCACGGCGGACGTGGAAGCGGCTCGGGTGGCTGTGGAGTTGGCCCGGGCCGACCTGGCCGAGCTGACCGGCTCCGCCGACGTGTCCGCCGCGGAGGCGGCGGTGACCGCCGCGGTCCGGCGGCAGGCCGAGGCGCGCACCGCGCTGAGCCGGCTCCAGGCTGCCGTCGGGGTTCGGCTCCCACGCGGCGAGGTGGCCTTCGTTCCGGCGCTGCCCCGCCGGGTGGACAAGCTGGAGACGGCCCTCGGGCGTGAGGTGAGCGGCACGGTGATGAGCCTGACGGCGGCGGCGCTGGAGGTGACCAGCGGCGTCTCGGCGGAGGAGCGGGGGCTGCTCAAGCTGGGCCAGCGAGCGCAGCTCGACGAGGGCGACGGGGTCGCCACCTTCGCCGGCGAGGTGTCCCACGTCGCGGAGAAGGCGGGCACGGGCGACACCTCCGAGGGGCAGTACGAGCTGCGGATCAGACCGGTCGGCGCCGTTCCGGCCGAACTGCACGGCCGGGACGTGCGAATCCGGGTCCCCATCTCCAGCACCGACGGCGCGGTGCTCGCCGTGCCGCTGGCCGCCCTGATCACCGACGCCTCCGGCGCGGCCCGGGTACGGGTGTCCGACGCATCGGGCGGACGCGACGTGCCGGTGACCGTCGGCCTCTCCTCCGGCGGGTTCGCCGAGGTGCGGGCCACCGGCGGGGCGCTCGCCGAGGGGGATCTGGTCGTCGTCGGCGAGCGGTCGTGA
- the xylB gene encoding xylulokinase encodes MPLVAGVDSSTQSSKVVIRDVETGALVRAGRAPHPDGTEVDPAAWWTALRSAVDAAGGLADVAAVSVGGQQHGMVALDEAGLVVRPALLWNDTRSAGAAADLIDEVGGGEAGRRFWAEAVGSVPVASFTATKLRWLARHEPENAARVAAVCLPHDWLTWRLGGATDLAGLRTDRGDASGTGYWSPSTGQYRFDLLERAFGRRLQVPTVLGPADSAGELHAGALATDSVPGGSAAGGLLLGPGTGDNAAAALGVGAGPGDVVISIGTSGTVFSVAEGPSADPTGTVAGFADATGRFLPLVATLNAARVLNAAASMLRVGLDELADLALSAPAGAGGLVMVPYLEGERTPNRPMASGAVHGLTLRTSTPAHLARAAVEGMLCALADGLEAVVAQGVEARRVILVGGGARSVAVRRIAPQVFGCPVVVPPPGEYVADGAARQAAWVALGGAAAPEWSPAGTEEYDAEPVPAIRDRYAEARDRVIDR; translated from the coding sequence ATGCCGCTCGTCGCGGGGGTCGACTCGTCCACCCAGTCCAGCAAGGTGGTGATCCGGGATGTGGAGACCGGGGCCCTGGTCCGAGCGGGCCGGGCGCCGCACCCGGACGGCACCGAGGTCGATCCGGCCGCCTGGTGGACGGCCCTGCGGTCGGCGGTCGACGCCGCCGGTGGGTTGGCCGACGTGGCGGCCGTCTCGGTCGGCGGCCAGCAGCACGGCATGGTCGCGCTGGACGAGGCCGGCCTGGTGGTCCGACCCGCCCTGCTCTGGAACGACACCCGCTCCGCCGGCGCCGCCGCCGACCTGATCGACGAGGTCGGCGGCGGCGAGGCCGGGCGGCGGTTCTGGGCCGAGGCGGTGGGCAGCGTGCCGGTGGCCAGCTTCACCGCCACCAAGCTGCGTTGGCTGGCCCGGCACGAGCCGGAGAACGCCGCCCGGGTGGCCGCGGTCTGCCTGCCGCACGACTGGCTCACCTGGCGGCTGGGCGGGGCGACCGACCTGGCGGGGCTGCGTACCGACCGCGGTGACGCCAGCGGCACCGGCTACTGGTCGCCGAGCACCGGGCAGTACCGGTTCGACCTGCTGGAGCGGGCCTTCGGCCGCCGTCTCCAGGTGCCGACCGTGCTCGGCCCGGCCGACTCGGCCGGGGAGCTGCACGCCGGCGCCCTGGCCACCGACAGTGTGCCCGGCGGGTCCGCCGCCGGTGGCCTACTGCTCGGCCCGGGCACCGGCGACAACGCCGCCGCCGCGCTCGGCGTCGGCGCCGGCCCCGGTGACGTGGTGATCTCGATCGGCACCTCCGGGACGGTGTTCAGCGTCGCCGAGGGCCCGTCCGCCGACCCCACCGGCACCGTGGCCGGCTTCGCCGACGCCACCGGCCGGTTCCTGCCGCTGGTCGCCACGCTCAACGCGGCTCGGGTACTCAACGCCGCGGCGTCGATGCTCCGGGTCGGTCTGGACGAGCTGGCCGATCTGGCCCTCTCCGCGCCGGCCGGGGCGGGCGGGCTGGTGATGGTCCCCTACCTCGAAGGGGAGCGGACCCCGAACCGGCCGATGGCCAGCGGCGCGGTGCACGGGCTGACCCTGCGGACGTCCACCCCGGCGCATCTCGCCCGGGCGGCCGTGGAGGGCATGCTCTGCGCGCTCGCCGACGGGCTGGAGGCCGTGGTCGCACAGGGGGTGGAGGCTCGCCGGGTGATCCTGGTCGGCGGCGGTGCCCGGTCGGTCGCGGTGCGCCGGATCGCGCCGCAGGTCTTCGGCTGCCCGGTGGTGGTACCGCCGCCCGGCGAGTACGTCGCCGACGGGGCGGCCCGCCAGGCCGCCTGGGTCGCCCTGGGCGGCGCGGCGGCGCCGGAGTGGAGCCCCGCCGGCACCGAGGAGTACGACGCCGAGCCCGTCCCCGCGATCCGCGACCGGTACGCGGAGGCCCGGGATCGCGTGATCGACCGCTGA
- a CDS encoding MFS transporter — MTLTRGGVARARGGGPAHRLYSVVVFVLLASLDNVAIGLVPPLYGSIADAFAVPERLLGLVTAVSFLVSAAAAVGWAYIGDRGHRKPLLMLGTLIWAAGTGGSALAGNYSAFLAAQLIAAVGLGAVGSVGFSVVTDLISPRRRGLVMSFWGLSQGVGTLTGTLVGGLLGSIDWRRPFLVLTVVGLAATLAYLFTYDIRRGQSEPELAGALAGGADYDYRIRRADLPRILARRTNRWLILQGLTAQAAFGSLVWLPVLFTQRAEDQGYSASTAVVVGSVFATLFQLGGVFSIVGGLVGDAVQRRTPRGRGLVAAVGVLAAVPFYLVLFFVPFRIDVPDGASTGAVVGAVLSSVVTEPTVGISLLTALFALALTSANSPNWFALIADVNPPEHRGTVYSLGNLVNGVGRAAGNGLVTVAFNALRTAFPPPLNYAVGLAAFQLFFIPTGVMYWLASRTSPRDITAVHDLLHGRAERLEE; from the coding sequence ATGACCTTGACCCGGGGTGGGGTGGCGCGGGCCCGGGGCGGCGGCCCGGCGCACCGGCTGTACAGCGTGGTGGTGTTCGTGCTGCTCGCCTCGCTGGACAACGTGGCGATCGGGCTGGTCCCGCCGCTGTACGGGTCGATCGCCGACGCGTTCGCCGTGCCGGAACGGCTGCTCGGGCTGGTCACCGCGGTGAGCTTCCTGGTCAGCGCGGCGGCCGCGGTCGGTTGGGCGTACATCGGTGACCGGGGCCACCGCAAGCCGCTGCTCATGCTCGGCACGCTGATCTGGGCGGCCGGGACCGGCGGCAGCGCGCTGGCCGGCAACTACTCGGCCTTCCTCGCCGCGCAACTGATCGCGGCGGTCGGCCTGGGCGCGGTCGGCTCGGTCGGCTTCTCCGTGGTCACCGACCTGATCTCGCCGCGCCGGCGAGGGCTGGTGATGAGCTTCTGGGGGCTCTCCCAGGGGGTCGGCACGCTGACCGGGACGCTGGTCGGCGGCCTGCTCGGCAGCATCGACTGGCGTCGGCCGTTCCTGGTGCTGACCGTGGTCGGCCTGGCCGCCACGCTGGCCTACCTGTTCACGTACGACATCCGGCGCGGGCAGAGCGAGCCGGAGCTGGCCGGTGCGCTCGCCGGCGGCGCCGACTACGACTACCGGATCCGCCGGGCCGATTTGCCCCGGATCCTGGCCCGGCGGACCAACCGCTGGCTCATCCTCCAGGGGCTGACCGCGCAGGCCGCCTTCGGCTCGCTGGTCTGGCTGCCGGTGCTCTTCACCCAGCGGGCCGAGGACCAGGGCTATTCGGCGTCGACCGCCGTGGTGGTGGGCAGCGTCTTCGCCACCCTCTTCCAGCTCGGCGGGGTCTTCTCGATCGTGGGCGGGCTGGTCGGCGACGCCGTCCAGCGGCGTACGCCGCGCGGGCGAGGTCTGGTCGCGGCGGTCGGCGTCCTCGCCGCGGTGCCGTTCTATCTGGTGCTCTTCTTCGTGCCGTTCCGCATCGACGTGCCGGACGGCGCCAGCACCGGGGCGGTGGTCGGGGCGGTACTGTCCAGCGTGGTCACCGAGCCGACGGTCGGGATCAGCCTGCTGACCGCGCTCTTCGCGCTGGCGCTCACGTCGGCCAACTCGCCGAACTGGTTCGCCCTGATCGCCGACGTGAATCCGCCCGAGCACCGGGGCACCGTCTACAGCCTCGGCAACCTGGTCAACGGGGTCGGGCGAGCGGCCGGCAACGGCCTGGTCACGGTGGCGTTCAACGCCCTGCGGACGGCGTTTCCGCCGCCGCTGAACTACGCCGTCGGGCTGGCCGCGTTCCAGCTCTTCTTCATACCCACCGGGGTCATGTACTGGCTGGCCTCGCGCACCTCGCCGCGGGACATCACCGCCGTGCACGACCTGCTGCATGGCCGCGCCGAACGCCTGGAGGAGTGA
- a CDS encoding ROK family transcriptional regulator — protein MSLTNAPAGAVRQGSLRELNLALVLGRIAAADRPPSRAELATATGLTRATVSAVVEDLLSGRLVSEADPAPRAGAGRPARGLVLADQGPAGLGLEVNVDYLAVCVVDLAGQVRHRTVQRADLRPVEPADALARLVELAGRASADAAEQGLTLAGAALAVPGLVDDAGLVRLAPNLGWRDVPVPALLAGHPPLTEQVAGVPALVVDNEANLAALGELHSRPPGPASFLHISGEVGIGAGIVLDGALFRGVRGWSGEIGHLPVHPEGRPCRCGGRGCLEQYAGQEAIVAAAGLARAELPADTATARLAELAEAGDADALRALHDAGTALGVAVAGVVNLLDLDTVVLGGGYAPLAPWLCPPVLAEIAGRVLTAAWSPVTVRPATLGAEAAVVGAAGSVVRQIVARPAGWLARCG, from the coding sequence GTGAGCCTTACCAACGCCCCGGCCGGTGCGGTCCGTCAGGGCAGCCTGCGCGAGCTCAACCTCGCCCTGGTGCTCGGCCGGATCGCCGCCGCCGACCGTCCTCCGTCCCGGGCCGAACTGGCCACGGCAACCGGCCTGACCCGGGCCACCGTCTCCGCGGTGGTCGAGGACCTGCTCTCCGGCCGGCTGGTCAGCGAGGCCGATCCGGCGCCCCGGGCCGGCGCCGGCCGCCCGGCCCGGGGCCTGGTGCTGGCCGACCAGGGGCCGGCCGGGCTCGGCCTGGAGGTCAACGTCGACTACCTGGCGGTCTGCGTGGTGGACCTCGCCGGCCAGGTCCGGCACCGAACCGTGCAGCGGGCCGATCTGCGCCCGGTCGAACCCGCCGACGCCCTGGCCCGACTGGTCGAGCTGGCCGGACGGGCCAGCGCCGACGCTGCCGAGCAGGGCCTCACCCTGGCCGGGGCCGCGCTCGCCGTGCCCGGCCTGGTCGACGACGCCGGGCTGGTCCGGCTCGCGCCGAACCTCGGCTGGCGGGACGTGCCGGTGCCCGCGCTGCTCGCCGGGCACCCGCCGCTGACCGAGCAGGTTGCCGGCGTACCGGCACTCGTGGTGGACAACGAGGCCAACCTCGCCGCGCTCGGCGAGCTGCACTCCCGGCCGCCCGGCCCGGCCAGCTTCCTGCACATCTCCGGCGAGGTCGGCATCGGCGCCGGGATCGTGCTGGACGGGGCACTGTTCCGTGGCGTCCGGGGTTGGAGCGGTGAGATCGGGCACCTCCCGGTCCACCCGGAGGGTCGTCCGTGCCGCTGCGGCGGGCGGGGCTGCCTGGAGCAGTACGCCGGGCAGGAGGCGATCGTGGCCGCCGCCGGGCTGGCCCGGGCGGAGCTTCCCGCGGACACCGCGACGGCACGGCTGGCCGAGCTGGCCGAGGCCGGCGACGCCGACGCGCTGCGGGCGCTGCACGACGCCGGTACCGCGCTCGGTGTCGCGGTGGCCGGCGTGGTCAACCTGCTGGACCTGGACACCGTGGTGCTCGGCGGCGGATACGCCCCACTGGCGCCCTGGCTGTGCCCGCCGGTGCTCGCCGAGATCGCCGGCCGGGTGCTCACCGCCGCCTGGTCGCCGGTCACGGTCCGGCCGGCGACGCTCGGCGCGGAGGCCGCCGTGGTGGGCGCGGCCGGCTCGGTGGTCCGCCAGATCGTCGCGCGGCCCGCCGGCTGGCTGGCCCGCTGCGGCTGA
- a CDS encoding ABC transporter permease, translating to MRDLVGEALAGIRARVNRTLLTALGVVVGIAALVATLGLATTAGARIVSHFDELAATSVTVVPANDGGPERAQSAIPWDAPQRVERLNGVVAAATMSTLDLPGTPVRATAVVDPLASDVTQPPLVAASPELLDAVRGSLLAGRWYDQGHSDRRDAVVVLGGRLAARLHLADVSQSPAVFVGDRAFTVIGVLDAVERAPSLLDAVILPDGTARTRFGLTAPLSVVVETDVGAAALVAGQAPLALAPQQPDALVSQRPPEPAATRAKVAADTQALFLALAAVTLAIGAVGIANTMLVSVLQRVGEIGLRRSLGATRGSVALLFMLESALVGLFGGLLGAALGVLAVVGVGYLRQWTPVMEPWLTPGGALLGAAVGLLAGIYPAWRASRVEPVAALRADG from the coding sequence ATGCGTGACCTGGTCGGGGAGGCGCTGGCCGGCATTCGGGCCCGGGTGAACCGCACGCTGCTCACCGCGCTGGGCGTGGTGGTGGGCATCGCCGCCCTGGTCGCCACCCTCGGCCTCGCCACCACCGCCGGCGCCCGCATCGTGTCGCACTTCGACGAGCTCGCCGCCACCTCGGTGACCGTGGTGCCGGCGAACGACGGTGGTCCGGAGCGGGCGCAGAGCGCCATCCCGTGGGACGCCCCGCAGCGTGTCGAGCGGTTGAACGGGGTGGTGGCGGCCGCGACGATGAGCACGCTGGACCTGCCGGGCACACCCGTACGGGCGACCGCGGTGGTGGACCCGCTCGCCAGCGACGTCACCCAGCCGCCGCTGGTGGCGGCCTCGCCGGAACTCCTCGACGCGGTACGCGGGTCGCTTCTCGCCGGTCGCTGGTACGACCAGGGGCACAGTGACCGTCGGGACGCGGTCGTGGTGCTCGGCGGCCGGTTGGCGGCCCGGCTGCATCTGGCCGACGTGAGCCAGTCGCCCGCTGTGTTCGTCGGGGACCGCGCGTTCACCGTGATCGGTGTGCTGGACGCCGTGGAACGCGCACCCAGCCTGCTCGATGCGGTGATCCTGCCCGACGGCACGGCCCGTACCCGGTTCGGGCTGACCGCGCCGCTCTCCGTGGTGGTGGAGACCGACGTCGGGGCGGCGGCGCTGGTCGCCGGACAGGCCCCGCTCGCGCTGGCACCGCAGCAACCGGACGCCCTGGTGTCGCAGCGCCCGCCGGAGCCGGCTGCCACCCGGGCGAAGGTCGCCGCCGACACCCAGGCCCTGTTTCTGGCGCTCGCGGCGGTCACCCTGGCCATCGGCGCGGTCGGCATCGCCAACACCATGCTGGTCTCGGTGCTGCAGCGGGTCGGGGAGATCGGACTGCGGCGGAGTCTGGGCGCCACCCGTGGATCCGTCGCTCTGCTGTTCATGCTGGAATCGGCGTTGGTCGGGCTCTTCGGCGGCCTCCTGGGCGCGGCGCTGGGCGTCCTCGCCGTGGTCGGCGTCGGCTACCTGCGGCAGTGGACGCCCGTCATGGAGCCGTGGCTGACCCCGGGCGGCGCGCTGCTGGGCGCCGCCGTGGGGCTGCTGGCGGGGATCTATCCCGCCTGGCGGGCGTCCCGGGTCGAGCCGGTCGCCGCGCTGCGGGCGGACGGCTGA
- the xylA gene encoding xylose isomerase encodes MAPRPTPADKFSFGLWTVGWQARDPFGDATRAELDPVEAVHRLAELGAYGITFHDDDLIPFGVDAATRDQHIARFRKALDETGLVVPMVTTNLFTHPVFKDGGFTSNDRDVRRYALRKVLRNVDLAAELGASTFVMWGGREGSEYDVAKDVRAALDRYREAVDLLTQYVIDRGYDLRFALEPKPNEPRGDILLPTVGHALAFISQLAHPELVGLNPEVGHEQMAGLNYAHGIAQALWQGKLFHLDLNGQRGIKYDQDLVFGHGDLMNAFALVDLLENGGPNGGPAYDGPRHFDYKPSRTEDIAGVWASAAANMSTYLLLKERAAAFRADPEVAEALAVSKVGELSAPTLNAGEGYDDLLADRSAFEEFDVDAVAARGFGFVRLNQLAVEHLLGAR; translated from the coding sequence ATGGCACCCCGTCCCACCCCCGCCGACAAGTTCTCGTTCGGGCTCTGGACCGTGGGCTGGCAGGCCCGCGATCCGTTCGGTGACGCGACCCGCGCCGAGCTGGACCCGGTCGAGGCGGTGCACCGGCTCGCCGAGCTGGGCGCGTACGGGATCACCTTCCACGACGACGACCTGATCCCGTTCGGGGTCGACGCCGCCACCCGCGACCAGCACATCGCCCGATTCCGGAAGGCCCTCGACGAGACCGGCCTGGTGGTGCCAATGGTCACCACCAACCTCTTCACCCACCCGGTCTTCAAGGACGGCGGCTTCACCAGCAACGACCGCGACGTCCGCCGGTACGCGCTGCGCAAGGTGCTGCGCAACGTCGACCTGGCCGCCGAGCTGGGCGCCAGCACCTTCGTGATGTGGGGCGGCCGGGAGGGCTCCGAGTACGACGTGGCCAAGGACGTCCGTGCCGCGCTGGACCGCTACCGCGAGGCGGTCGACCTGCTCACCCAGTACGTCATCGACCGGGGCTACGACCTGCGCTTCGCGCTGGAGCCCAAGCCCAACGAGCCGCGCGGCGACATCCTGCTGCCCACTGTCGGGCACGCGCTCGCCTTCATCTCCCAGCTGGCCCACCCGGAGCTGGTCGGTCTCAACCCCGAGGTCGGGCACGAGCAGATGGCCGGGCTCAACTACGCCCACGGCATCGCCCAGGCGCTCTGGCAGGGCAAGCTGTTCCACCTGGACCTCAACGGCCAGCGTGGCATCAAGTACGACCAGGACCTGGTCTTCGGCCACGGCGACCTGATGAACGCGTTCGCCCTGGTGGACCTGCTGGAGAACGGCGGCCCGAACGGCGGGCCGGCGTACGACGGGCCCCGGCACTTCGACTACAAGCCCTCCCGCACCGAGGACATAGCCGGGGTGTGGGCGTCGGCGGCGGCCAACATGAGCACCTACCTGCTGCTCAAGGAGCGGGCTGCGGCGTTCCGCGCCGACCCCGAGGTGGCCGAGGCGCTGGCCGTCAGCAAGGTCGGCGAGCTGAGCGCCCCGACGCTGAACGCGGGCGAGGGGTACGACGACCTGCTCGCCGACCGGTCCGCCTTCGAGGAGTTCGACGTCGACGCGGTGGCCGCCCGGGGCTTCGGCTTCGTCCGGCTCAACCAGCTCGCCGTCGAGCACCTGCTCGGCGCGCGCTGA